The Luteolibacter rhizosphaerae genome has a segment encoding these proteins:
- the fabD gene encoding ACP S-malonyltransferase produces MSDVVLLFSGQGAQKVGMGKDFHEASETARALFRKADAALGFSLSQIMFEGPDEQLTRTSRCQPALYLHGLVALELLRERVGGLEPVAAAGLSLGEFTAHAAAGTFSFEDGLKIVARRGLFMEEACQATEGAMAALIGGEEEGVRALAAECDVDVANFNAPGQIVLSGTVAGIDAAVEKARDHGIRRAIKLNVAGAYHSRLMQSAQDKLAAELKDLPMQTPGIPVVCNYGASVVADPAEIRSMLEKQVTGSVRWTESIKLLIEKGHRTFIELGPGKVLAGLVAKIDKDATVYSVEDLASLEAVAEQLD; encoded by the coding sequence ATGAGTGACGTCGTTCTTCTATTCTCAGGTCAGGGCGCCCAGAAGGTGGGCATGGGCAAGGATTTCCACGAGGCCTCCGAGACGGCCCGTGCCTTGTTCCGCAAGGCCGATGCGGCACTCGGATTTTCCCTTTCCCAGATCATGTTCGAAGGGCCGGACGAGCAACTGACGCGCACCTCGCGCTGTCAGCCTGCTCTTTACCTGCACGGCCTGGTCGCTCTTGAACTCCTGCGCGAGCGGGTGGGCGGTCTGGAGCCGGTGGCTGCCGCGGGTCTCTCCTTGGGTGAGTTCACCGCGCACGCGGCTGCGGGGACCTTCTCCTTTGAAGATGGCCTGAAGATCGTGGCGCGCCGCGGTCTCTTCATGGAGGAAGCCTGCCAAGCCACGGAAGGTGCGATGGCCGCCTTGATCGGCGGAGAGGAAGAAGGCGTCCGCGCCCTGGCCGCGGAGTGCGATGTGGATGTGGCGAATTTCAACGCCCCGGGACAGATCGTGCTCTCGGGCACTGTCGCGGGCATCGATGCCGCGGTAGAGAAGGCCCGCGATCACGGCATCCGCCGCGCGATCAAGCTGAACGTGGCCGGTGCCTACCACAGCCGCCTGATGCAGTCCGCGCAGGACAAGCTGGCCGCCGAGCTGAAGGACCTGCCGATGCAGACCCCGGGCATTCCGGTGGTGTGCAACTACGGGGCCTCCGTAGTTGCGGATCCCGCCGAGATCCGTTCGATGCTGGAGAAGCAGGTGACCGGTTCCGTGCGCTGGACGGAGTCGATCAAGCTCCTGATCGAGAAGGGCCACCGCACCTTCATCGAGCTTGGCCCGGGCAAGGTTTTGGCCGGTCTGGTGGCGAAGATCGACAAGGATGCGACGGTGTATTCCGTTGAGGATCTTGCATCGTTGGAGGCCGTCGCCGAGCAACTCGATTAA
- a CDS encoding OsmC family protein produces MHRHATARWTGNLQAGSGVLDTQSAVLFGTPYSFRSRFGDGKETNPEELLAAAHAGCFTMAVSLFISEQGFTPEVLETKADLSFDPAALEITSIHLTLSAKVPGLSRDLFASLTEKAKAGCPVSKVLRAAITLDATLEN; encoded by the coding sequence ATGCACCGACATGCCACCGCCCGCTGGACGGGAAATCTCCAGGCCGGAAGCGGCGTTCTGGATACGCAAAGCGCCGTGCTTTTCGGCACGCCCTACTCCTTCCGCTCACGCTTCGGCGATGGGAAGGAGACGAACCCGGAAGAGCTGCTCGCCGCCGCCCACGCCGGCTGCTTCACCATGGCCGTATCGCTCTTCATCAGTGAGCAGGGCTTCACTCCGGAGGTTCTCGAGACAAAGGCCGACCTGAGCTTTGACCCTGCGGCACTGGAGATTACCTCCATCCACCTGACCCTCAGTGCGAAGGTGCCGGGTTTGTCCCGGGATCTGTTCGCGTCCCTGACGGAGAAGGCGAAGGCGGGCTGCCCGGTTTCCAAGGTGCTGCGGGCCGCGATTACCTTGGATGCCACTCTGGAAAACTGA
- a CDS encoding glycerate kinase — MKVLLACDKFKGSLGAVEACEAVRSALPEGWESDVCPIADGGEGFVEAMLAGSGGGLVTTTANDALGRPVEASYGIYRSSEGVVAVIEMSAASGIWRIPAEERNPRASSTFGTGQLMRHAIEVSGAAKLLVGIGGSATNDGGAGMAAALGVTFLDERGCKLCPTPEMLDHAHHVFEDGRIPLPEIVVACDVDNPLTGPRGASAVFGPQKGASPEDVAFLDAALERLVQISGGSNEAETAGAGAAGGLGFGLMRFAGARLVSGFDIVAGSLGLAERIAVADLVITGEGSLDFQTLGGKGPAGVAAMAKAAGVPVLAVAGRVEESAGALFDAALSLESFGLPLAESIARAPELLARLVGDHEGLLRSLASR; from the coding sequence ATGAAGGTTCTGCTCGCGTGCGACAAGTTCAAGGGTTCCCTGGGAGCCGTGGAGGCCTGCGAGGCCGTCCGCTCCGCCCTGCCGGAAGGCTGGGAGTCGGATGTCTGCCCGATTGCCGATGGTGGCGAGGGCTTTGTCGAGGCGATGCTTGCGGGCAGCGGCGGGGGGCTTGTGACCACCACCGCGAACGATGCGCTCGGCAGACCGGTGGAGGCGAGCTACGGCATCTATCGTAGTTCGGAAGGCGTGGTGGCGGTGATCGAGATGTCCGCGGCCAGCGGCATCTGGCGGATCCCGGCGGAGGAACGGAATCCCCGTGCCTCCAGCACCTTCGGCACTGGCCAGCTCATGCGGCACGCCATCGAGGTCTCCGGGGCTGCGAAACTGCTGGTGGGCATCGGCGGTAGCGCCACGAATGATGGCGGCGCGGGCATGGCCGCGGCACTCGGAGTGACCTTCCTGGACGAGCGCGGCTGCAAGCTCTGCCCCACGCCGGAAATGCTGGATCACGCGCACCATGTCTTCGAGGACGGGCGGATCCCGCTGCCGGAGATCGTGGTTGCCTGTGATGTGGACAATCCGCTCACCGGCCCGCGCGGCGCTTCGGCCGTCTTCGGCCCGCAGAAGGGGGCCTCGCCGGAGGATGTCGCTTTCCTGGACGCCGCCTTGGAGCGGCTGGTCCAGATCTCCGGAGGCAGTAATGAAGCGGAGACCGCGGGGGCGGGGGCTGCGGGAGGTCTTGGCTTCGGGCTCATGCGCTTCGCTGGGGCCAGGCTTGTTTCGGGCTTCGATATCGTGGCGGGCTCGCTCGGTCTGGCGGAGCGGATTGCCGTGGCGGATCTGGTGATCACGGGGGAGGGCTCGCTGGATTTCCAGACTCTGGGGGGCAAGGGGCCTGCCGGGGTGGCTGCGATGGCCAAGGCCGCGGGGGTGCCGGTGCTGGCCGTGGCCGGGCGGGTGGAGGAGAGCGCCGGCGCGCTTTTCGATGCCGCACTATCCCTCGAGTCCTTCGGGCTGCCGCTTGCGGAGTCGATCGCCCGGGCGCCGGAGTTGCTGGCGCGACTCGTTGGAGATCATGAGGGCTTGCTCCGCAGCCTCGCCAGCCGCTAG
- a CDS encoding sugar O-acetyltransferase gives MDARTEKEKMLAGELYQAFGEELFQERQRAKALCRRFNATTEEEMPARDAVLRELLGSCGANAFVEPGFRCDYGYNIHVGDNFYSNYDLIILDVCEVRIGHNCFIAPRVSIFTAAHPLDAPTRIAGWEFGKPVTIGDNVWIGGHAVINPGVKIGNNVVIAAGAVVTKDVPDNVVVAGVPARVIRELE, from the coding sequence ATGGACGCGCGGACGGAGAAGGAGAAGATGCTGGCGGGCGAGCTCTATCAGGCCTTCGGCGAAGAGTTATTCCAGGAGCGGCAGCGGGCGAAGGCGCTATGCCGGCGTTTCAACGCGACGACGGAAGAAGAGATGCCGGCACGCGATGCAGTGCTGCGGGAGTTGCTGGGGAGTTGCGGGGCAAATGCCTTTGTGGAGCCGGGCTTCCGGTGCGACTACGGCTACAACATCCATGTGGGCGACAACTTCTACTCGAACTACGACCTGATCATCCTGGACGTCTGTGAGGTAAGGATCGGGCACAATTGTTTCATCGCGCCGCGGGTCTCGATCTTCACGGCGGCGCACCCACTGGATGCTCCGACACGGATTGCGGGCTGGGAATTCGGGAAGCCGGTGACGATCGGGGACAACGTGTGGATCGGCGGTCACGCGGTGATCAATCCGGGTGTGAAGATCGGGAACAACGTGGTGATCGCGGCGGGCGCGGTGGTGACGAAGGATGTGCCGGACAACGTGGTGGTGGCAGGTGTGCCGGCGCGGGTGATCCGGGAACTGGAATGA
- a CDS encoding SHD1 domain-containing protein: protein MIRRFLLPGVLGALLCLAASGRTWTDTSGKKIEAEIVGVEEGKVVLKFKGKDVRLPLERLSEDDRKFVEEWSKQEKPAASPVGELVLCGTKLKADGGITIVNDPLPPAALKEYSKAETKPTKLTLAIALPSGFDPSKPQHVMWTCAAINDEGERKNGNIGCMAGYAQAAVKAGWVVIAVDTDIGNPRRPEGNRAPGGDLAVHRHAAELLTKTWPGFSTWKFACCGFSGGGKTCFYRMGHLLESKLEVVGLFLGGCNQDLTESARNESGFRKGGTKKVRVFISNGKNDTISTVAHAEKVRDDVEANGYGEVQLDLYEGGHSLDMASFGKAIAWFKEPAGK, encoded by the coding sequence ATGATCCGACGATTCCTCCTCCCCGGCGTGCTCGGCGCGCTGCTTTGCTTAGCCGCCAGCGGCCGCACTTGGACCGACACAAGCGGCAAGAAGATCGAAGCCGAGATCGTGGGCGTGGAGGAAGGGAAGGTCGTGCTCAAGTTCAAGGGCAAGGACGTGCGTCTGCCCTTGGAGCGGTTGAGCGAGGATGACCGCAAGTTCGTGGAGGAATGGAGCAAGCAGGAGAAGCCCGCAGCCTCACCGGTGGGAGAACTGGTCCTCTGCGGCACCAAGCTGAAGGCGGACGGCGGCATCACCATCGTCAACGATCCCCTGCCCCCTGCGGCCCTGAAGGAATATTCGAAGGCGGAGACCAAACCGACCAAGCTCACGCTGGCCATCGCGCTACCGAGCGGCTTCGATCCCTCGAAGCCCCAGCACGTGATGTGGACCTGCGCGGCGATCAACGACGAGGGCGAACGCAAGAATGGCAATATCGGCTGCATGGCCGGCTATGCTCAAGCCGCGGTAAAGGCAGGCTGGGTGGTCATCGCGGTGGATACTGACATCGGCAATCCGCGCCGTCCTGAAGGCAATCGCGCCCCCGGTGGTGACCTTGCAGTACACCGCCACGCTGCGGAGCTGCTGACCAAGACATGGCCGGGCTTCAGCACCTGGAAGTTCGCCTGCTGTGGCTTCTCCGGCGGCGGCAAGACCTGCTTCTACCGCATGGGTCATCTGTTAGAGAGCAAGCTGGAGGTCGTGGGACTTTTCCTCGGCGGCTGCAATCAGGACCTGACCGAGTCCGCCCGGAACGAGTCCGGGTTCCGCAAGGGCGGGACGAAGAAGGTCCGTGTCTTTATCAGCAACGGGAAGAACGATACCATCTCCACCGTGGCCCATGCCGAGAAGGTGCGCGACGACGTGGAGGCAAATGGCTATGGCGAGGTGCAACTGGACCTCTACGAGGGCGGACACAGCCTGGACATGGCAAGCTTCGGCAAGGCGATCGCCTGGTTCAAGGAACCGGCAGGAAAATAG
- a CDS encoding tRNA threonylcarbamoyladenosine dehydratase produces MSDSYLNRFSGIGRLYGMAALERFRHARVAVVGVGGVGCWAAECLARSGIGKITMIDADDLCVTNTNRQIHALDGTYGKPKVGVMALRLRAIQPEIEVTERQEFLSDRNVDEFLDAGFDAVIDAIDAVRAKCVLLAKCRERGVPVIACGGAGGRRDPTRIQVTDLARTRDDALLMAVRKRLRDEHGFPKAPPGEKVRKFGIEAVFSDEPPLFPTCEGEVSHERPEDLPSGLRCDAGYGTATHVTAVFGMIAAGRVLAQLSGESS; encoded by the coding sequence GTGAGCGACTCCTATCTCAACCGCTTCTCCGGCATCGGCCGGCTCTACGGCATGGCCGCGCTGGAACGCTTCCGCCACGCCCGCGTGGCCGTGGTCGGTGTAGGCGGGGTCGGCTGCTGGGCCGCGGAGTGTCTCGCACGTTCCGGCATCGGCAAGATCACCATGATCGATGCCGATGACCTCTGCGTGACGAACACGAATCGCCAGATCCATGCGCTGGACGGCACCTACGGGAAACCGAAGGTGGGCGTGATGGCACTCCGCCTGCGCGCGATCCAGCCGGAGATCGAGGTGACGGAGCGGCAGGAGTTCCTTTCCGATCGCAATGTGGATGAGTTTCTCGACGCGGGATTCGACGCGGTGATCGATGCCATCGACGCGGTGCGGGCGAAGTGCGTGCTACTGGCGAAGTGCCGCGAGCGCGGCGTGCCGGTGATCGCCTGCGGCGGTGCCGGGGGCAGGCGCGATCCCACGCGGATCCAAGTGACCGACCTGGCAAGAACCCGCGATGACGCGCTGCTGATGGCGGTGCGAAAACGCCTGCGCGACGAGCACGGCTTCCCGAAAGCACCGCCAGGAGAGAAGGTGAGGAAGTTCGGTATCGAGGCCGTCTTCTCCGACGAGCCGCCGCTCTTCCCGACCTGCGAGGGCGAGGTGAGCCACGAGCGTCCGGAGGATCTGCCATCGGGCCTGCGCTGCGATGCGGGCTACGGCACGGCCACGCATGTCACCGCCGTCTTCGGAATGATCGCGGCGGGGCGGGTGCTGGCTCAGTTGAGCGGCGAGTCATCCTAG
- a CDS encoding TCR/Tet family MFS transporter, with the protein MARPKPAIIFIFITLFLDIFGIGVIVPVLPKLVEELQGGDLEAAAHSVGWLGALYALMQFIFSPVLGSLSDRFGRRPVILASLFGSGIDYLVLAWAPTLGWLYLARIVSGITAANFSAASAYIADVTPPEKRAAGFGMIGAAFGLGFIAGPAIGGLLGAHGLRTPFLVAAGITLLNWLYGAFVLPESLAKENRRPFTWESAHPIKALTALSRWPVVMGLAGTHFFSMLAGNIYPALWVLYTGLRYGWDSRQVGISLALVGVMAAIVQAGLAGKVIAKIGERRGVYLGLLAMAVAMFCYGAATDGWMVYVIILIGSIGGIGSPATQSMISRAVSADEQGAVQGALNSITSIAGIVAPVLWTALFSWSIAKDRAFPLPGLSFYGACAVSLAAAGLAWRAFRKAGLSSP; encoded by the coding sequence ATGGCCCGGCCGAAGCCCGCGATCATCTTCATCTTCATCACGCTGTTCCTGGATATCTTCGGCATCGGGGTGATCGTGCCGGTGCTGCCGAAGCTGGTGGAGGAACTGCAGGGCGGCGACTTGGAGGCGGCGGCTCATTCGGTCGGCTGGCTGGGGGCGCTATACGCGCTGATGCAGTTCATCTTCTCCCCGGTGCTGGGGAGTCTTTCGGATCGCTTCGGGCGCAGGCCGGTAATCCTCGCCTCGCTGTTCGGCTCGGGGATCGACTACCTGGTGCTGGCATGGGCACCGACGCTGGGCTGGCTGTATCTGGCGCGGATCGTCTCCGGGATCACGGCGGCGAATTTCTCCGCGGCGAGTGCCTACATCGCGGACGTGACGCCGCCGGAGAAGCGGGCGGCAGGGTTCGGGATGATCGGCGCGGCCTTCGGGCTGGGATTCATCGCGGGTCCGGCGATCGGCGGTCTGTTAGGCGCGCATGGCTTGCGGACGCCCTTCCTGGTGGCGGCCGGGATCACGCTGCTGAACTGGCTCTACGGGGCCTTCGTGCTGCCGGAATCACTGGCGAAGGAGAACCGGCGGCCCTTCACTTGGGAGAGTGCCCACCCGATCAAGGCGCTCACCGCGCTGTCGCGCTGGCCGGTGGTGATGGGGTTGGCCGGGACGCATTTCTTCAGCATGCTGGCGGGCAATATCTATCCGGCGCTGTGGGTGCTCTACACCGGCTTGCGCTACGGCTGGGACAGCAGGCAGGTGGGGATCTCGCTGGCGCTGGTGGGAGTGATGGCGGCGATCGTGCAGGCGGGGCTGGCGGGCAAGGTGATCGCGAAGATCGGCGAGCGGCGCGGGGTCTATCTGGGGCTGCTGGCCATGGCCGTGGCGATGTTTTGCTATGGGGCAGCGACGGACGGCTGGATGGTCTATGTCATCATCTTGATCGGCTCGATCGGTGGTATCGGATCGCCCGCGACGCAGTCGATGATCTCGCGGGCGGTGTCGGCGGACGAGCAGGGGGCGGTGCAGGGAGCCTTGAATAGCATCACCAGCATTGCGGGCATCGTGGCACCGGTGCTGTGGACGGCTCTGTTCTCATGGTCGATCGCGAAGGACCGGGCCTTTCCCTTGCCCGGGCTGTCCTTCTATGGGGCGTGCGCCGTGTCGCTCGCGGCGGCGGGCTTGGCATGGCGCGCATTCCGGAAGGCGGGATTGTCGAGCCCCTGA
- a CDS encoding glycoside hydrolase family 32 protein, translating into MIRTLPFLLLPCLALAAPDITVADFEGDSFGEWKVSGEAFGKAPAKGALDGQMNVTGFQGTGFVNGYHGGDDSTSELESPAFKIERKYLNFLIGGGKFPGETSVNLIVDGKTVQSATGRFDRPGGAENLEWQSFDLSGYAGKQAKLQVIDKRKGTWGHLTLDQIVQSDAPKNLALNQEFAISGRYLVWPVTRDTTQKRRFFFTLDGEKEPYLYADICLSNNPDFWVFTDLANLQGRKLTVSGSIPGVLKDAWEKVKISDTYPGEEQIYQEDLRPQYHFTSRRGWLNDPNGLVYHDGNWHLFYQHNPYNHNWDNMTWGHAVSSDLFHWKERPAGLNPDAEGYMYSGSAVVAPKGSTTLPVKDESLVLAYTANGFLSYLPDHKAVQSVAYSEDGGKTFTKFKGNPVVPHVIAENRDPKIFWHEPSKHWVMPLYYDGPDYGIYVSKDMVKWEKTSDYKIPTDSECPDLFELPVDGDPNNTRWVAWGAQGKYMLGSFDGRTFKAESGPHQYYFGSAYAGQSYDNAPEKRRVHFGWMRDTGPGLNGAPFNLQMTLPMDFTLRTDSKGIRVHAEPSKEIEGLRQDTKEWKDLVVEPLSVDPLAEFEGGQFEIEAVIDASSSASEIGFKIFQDHLAVWKRADQTFTGANGPQSPVDGKIKIRLFVDTVSLEVFVNGTYTSRYIRQTAGTKPVRIVANGGEVKFDSLKIHRIKSAWK; encoded by the coding sequence ATGATCCGAACTCTTCCATTCCTGCTACTACCCTGTCTCGCCCTCGCCGCGCCCGATATCACCGTTGCTGATTTCGAGGGCGACAGCTTCGGCGAGTGGAAGGTGAGCGGGGAAGCGTTCGGCAAGGCTCCGGCCAAGGGCGCTCTGGATGGCCAGATGAACGTCACCGGCTTCCAAGGCACCGGCTTCGTGAATGGCTACCACGGCGGCGATGACAGCACCAGTGAGCTGGAGTCCCCGGCGTTCAAGATCGAGCGAAAGTATCTCAACTTCCTGATCGGCGGCGGAAAGTTCCCCGGCGAGACCTCGGTCAACCTGATCGTGGATGGCAAGACGGTCCAGAGCGCCACCGGCCGATTCGACCGCCCGGGTGGTGCCGAGAATCTGGAGTGGCAGTCCTTCGATCTCTCCGGCTATGCAGGCAAGCAGGCGAAGCTACAGGTGATCGACAAGCGCAAGGGCACTTGGGGCCACCTCACGCTCGACCAGATCGTGCAGAGTGACGCGCCGAAGAACCTCGCGCTGAACCAGGAATTCGCCATCAGCGGCCGCTACCTCGTCTGGCCCGTCACCCGCGACACCACGCAGAAGCGCCGCTTCTTCTTCACGCTGGATGGCGAGAAGGAGCCGTACCTCTACGCGGACATCTGCCTCTCGAACAACCCGGACTTCTGGGTCTTCACCGACCTGGCGAATCTTCAGGGCCGCAAGCTCACCGTGAGCGGCAGCATCCCCGGCGTGCTGAAGGATGCATGGGAGAAGGTGAAAATCAGCGACACCTATCCCGGCGAGGAGCAGATCTATCAGGAAGACCTGCGTCCGCAGTACCACTTCACCAGCCGCCGCGGCTGGCTGAACGACCCGAACGGCCTCGTCTACCACGACGGCAACTGGCACCTCTTCTACCAGCACAATCCCTACAACCACAATTGGGACAACATGACCTGGGGCCACGCCGTGAGCTCCGATCTCTTCCATTGGAAAGAGCGGCCCGCCGGCTTGAACCCCGATGCGGAAGGCTACATGTATTCCGGTTCCGCCGTGGTGGCACCGAAGGGCAGCACCACCCTGCCGGTGAAGGATGAGTCCCTCGTGCTCGCCTATACCGCGAATGGCTTCCTCAGCTACCTGCCCGACCACAAGGCGGTGCAATCGGTCGCCTACAGCGAAGACGGCGGCAAGACCTTCACCAAGTTCAAGGGCAATCCCGTGGTCCCGCACGTGATCGCCGAAAACCGCGACCCGAAGATCTTCTGGCACGAACCCTCCAAGCACTGGGTCATGCCGCTCTACTACGATGGCCCCGACTATGGCATCTATGTCTCCAAGGACATGGTGAAGTGGGAGAAGACCTCCGACTACAAGATCCCCACCGATAGCGAGTGCCCGGATCTCTTCGAACTGCCCGTGGATGGCGATCCGAACAACACCCGCTGGGTGGCCTGGGGTGCGCAGGGCAAGTACATGCTCGGCAGCTTCGATGGCCGCACCTTCAAGGCGGAGAGCGGTCCGCATCAGTACTACTTCGGCAGCGCTTACGCCGGTCAATCCTACGACAATGCCCCGGAGAAGCGCCGCGTTCACTTCGGCTGGATGCGCGATACCGGCCCGGGCCTGAACGGTGCGCCCTTCAACCTGCAGATGACCCTGCCGATGGACTTCACGCTCCGCACGGATAGCAAGGGCATCCGCGTGCACGCCGAGCCCAGCAAGGAGATCGAAGGCCTGCGCCAGGATACCAAGGAGTGGAAGGACCTCGTGGTCGAGCCGCTGTCCGTGGATCCGCTCGCGGAGTTCGAGGGCGGCCAGTTCGAGATCGAGGCGGTGATCGATGCCTCCTCCTCCGCCTCGGAGATCGGCTTCAAGATCTTCCAGGATCACCTCGCCGTGTGGAAGCGTGCCGACCAGACCTTCACCGGAGCGAACGGCCCGCAGTCACCGGTCGATGGCAAGATCAAGATCCGCCTCTTCGTGGACACCGTCTCGCTCGAGGTCTTCGTGAACGGCACTTACACCAGCCGCTACATCCGCCAGACCGCCGGTACCAAGCCGGTGCGCATTGTGGCGAACGGCGGCGAGGTGAAGTTCGACTCCCTCAAGATCCACCGCATCAAGAGCGCGTGGAAGTGA
- a CDS encoding sugar phosphate isomerase/epimerase family protein, which translates to MLRRHFLATLAASAAPLPLSAQSAEKPLPIKLSLKCGMANFGANLEEKFRTLKEIGYDGVELDSPGGQNKEEALAASKATGLPIHGVVDSIHWKTRLSDPDAAVREQGLQGLLTAIRESNSVGGSAVLLVPGVVDAKTNHDEAWARSIVEIRKALPLAADLGVHILIENVWNRMFYKEDGGDAQSAELLAKYLDEINSPWVGSYFDIGNHQRFGKPAEWTRTLGKRIVKLDCKDWGVKGGFGKIGEGDVDWPAVRTALREIGYTGWATAEVEGGDANACADILARMKKHLLGA; encoded by the coding sequence ATGCTCCGCCGCCATTTCCTCGCGACCCTAGCCGCCTCCGCCGCTCCCCTGCCCCTCTCCGCGCAATCCGCGGAGAAGCCGCTCCCGATCAAGCTCTCGCTGAAATGCGGGATGGCGAACTTCGGCGCGAATCTGGAGGAGAAGTTCCGGACCCTGAAGGAGATCGGCTACGATGGCGTGGAACTAGACTCACCCGGGGGGCAAAACAAGGAGGAAGCACTTGCCGCCTCCAAGGCGACCGGCCTGCCGATCCATGGCGTGGTCGACTCCATCCACTGGAAGACCCGCCTTTCCGATCCCGATGCCGCCGTGCGCGAGCAAGGCCTGCAAGGTCTGCTCACCGCCATCCGCGAGAGCAACTCGGTCGGCGGCTCCGCCGTGCTGCTGGTGCCCGGCGTGGTGGATGCGAAGACAAATCATGACGAGGCATGGGCGCGCTCCATCGTGGAGATCCGCAAGGCCCTGCCGCTGGCTGCCGATCTGGGCGTGCATATCCTGATCGAGAACGTGTGGAACCGCATGTTCTACAAGGAGGATGGCGGCGACGCGCAATCCGCCGAGTTGCTGGCGAAGTATCTCGACGAGATCAACTCGCCGTGGGTGGGTTCCTACTTCGATATCGGCAATCACCAGCGCTTCGGCAAACCGGCCGAATGGACCCGCACGCTCGGCAAGCGGATCGTGAAACTCGACTGCAAGGACTGGGGCGTGAAGGGCGGCTTCGGCAAGATCGGCGAGGGCGATGTGGACTGGCCCGCCGTGCGCACGGCCCTGCGGGAGATCGGCTACACCGGCTGGGCCACCGCGGAGGTGGAGGGAGGCGATGCGAATGCCTGCGCGGACATCCTCGCGCGGATGAAGAAGCATCTGTTAGGTGCCTGA
- a CDS encoding SDR family NAD(P)-dependent oxidoreductase, with product MSPTAVIIGSSSGIGLELAKVLSARGYRVALAARRLGLLEEHASTDPNVILTKRLDLSQPDAVKIFAAMAGELGRVDLVIISSGTGHLNPDLDWSPEEKTIATNVAGFARIACAAMKHFEMQGRGHLVGISSIAALRGAGEAPAYGASKAFISRYLQSLHFRAKKSGLPIRVMDVRPGFVDTAMMKADKPFWVASPRKAAEQIAAAIAKGKRIVYVSRRWSIIGHLLRHLPE from the coding sequence ATGTCCCCCACGGCTGTCATCATCGGATCATCTTCCGGCATTGGTCTGGAGCTCGCCAAAGTCCTCTCCGCCCGCGGCTACCGCGTCGCCTTGGCAGCCCGTCGGCTCGGATTGTTAGAGGAACATGCCTCCACCGATCCGAACGTCATTCTCACAAAGCGGCTTGATCTATCGCAACCTGACGCCGTGAAGATCTTCGCGGCGATGGCGGGGGAACTCGGCCGGGTCGACCTGGTCATCATCTCATCCGGCACGGGTCATTTGAATCCCGACCTCGATTGGTCGCCGGAGGAAAAGACCATCGCCACCAATGTCGCCGGCTTTGCGAGGATCGCTTGCGCCGCCATGAAGCATTTCGAGATGCAAGGTCGCGGTCATCTTGTGGGCATCTCATCGATTGCCGCGCTGCGTGGTGCCGGCGAAGCTCCCGCTTATGGAGCCTCGAAGGCCTTCATCTCCCGCTATCTCCAAAGCCTGCACTTCCGCGCGAAAAAGTCCGGCCTGCCGATCCGCGTGATGGATGTGCGACCCGGCTTCGTGGACACCGCGATGATGAAAGCGGACAAGCCGTTCTGGGTCGCTAGCCCGCGTAAAGCCGCGGAGCAAATCGCGGCCGCCATCGCGAAGGGCAAACGGATCGTATACGTAAGCCGGAGATGGTCGATCATCGGTCACCTGCTGCGCCACTTGCCGGAGTGA